Part of the Zingiber officinale cultivar Zhangliang chromosome 8A, Zo_v1.1, whole genome shotgun sequence genome, AAGCAGGAGCTTATTTGAGATATATCCTCATAAAACAAATAcagtaaaaattttaatattggtTTCTAGTATTTTTATTGGACAAAATCTTGAAAACCTATTGTTTGTCTGTTCTCTTAGTGAAGTTCTCTTTCGTAGTGGAGATTGATTATTGAGCttatacatttctttgttttTTCAGGTATGACAAATATTACCAAACTCCTCGTGTGTGGCTAACAGGATATGATGAGGTTGTTTTATTATAATTGTGTTTCTCCATGTAATTGAAAAAGGCATTGTAGAATAGCAGTTGTTTTGATTTGGTTTTGGCATTTACTTATATAATGATGGATTTGAGTGTTTATTTTTATGATTTCTTACTGACTTAGTGGTATTAGCAGTCTACTACCATCACAATTTAACGTTTAACATTATCTTTGGCAAATTGTCATGGTACTTTCTGAAGATCCATATTagtaactttttatttatttattcttgattgatgagattttataatttcaaatattcaattttggaaattaatggTTCTCTTTGGAACTTATCTGTTTCACAAATATCAAACAGTTTATTTTATGTAATTATGTAAGGTGCAAAATTGATCAATTTAACTAATTCTATCAAAATCTAAGAAATAATTGTTATAACTTTGTAATGGTTATCACtgcaataatatttttttagtttttgtaTTCTTGTATGGTTATTCTTGTATTGTAGATTATTTTTGATGAGTTTTTCTGTCTTGGTGGTGATTATAACCATAATTTCACTCTAAAGTAGATTCTTGGCCTTTAAATTTACCCTTTAACCTTTTATAACATGTATTAACTATGCTCTGATATTAAATTGCAGCGAAGGTGCCCTTTACAGCCAGAACTAGTATTTGAAGATGTTAGCCAGGATCATGCACGAAAAACAGTATTGTCatacttatttatatatttatcatTTTATCAAATATCTTTTCTATGAATAAATATCATATGAAATAGCTAAATTTGAAACTCTTGTAATTCAAGTTTGTTGATTATGTATATGTCTTGttaaaaggagtaggatgtgggAGGAGTTGCTGAATTCCACCCTTACATGAGAGGAGTCTTGCATCTTCAATTGAGGATTCTCAAAATATTTAAATATCAAAAAAATCTCACCTTATGTGGGTAGACATTTTGTGTTAAGATTCACTTGAACTTTAACATGCCATAAGTGCAAGAGGTTTAGGTTCAGATCCTATCAGTGCCagagaaataaaatacaatagtTAGGCTCAATGGACATGAGACGGTGTATTAAACTTAGGATGCTCTTTACCTAATAGTtccatttaaaatataaattggTCTCTTTTGTAACGTCTCAAACTTTTGGAAGAGTGGTTAGCCAATCAAATTTATTAGTGGAAACTAGGATGACCATGCCCATAGTCCTACATCAAGAAGTCCAATGCACTatcatataaaatataaattgatTTCAAACTTTTTTAGAATAATGGTTTAGATTTCAAACTTTTATAACTTTAATATGGTATGAGAACAGAGATTCAGGTAGGAAAAAAATTTTGGTTGATGAGTGGTATAGATTTTCATTTGACAAAAGATCCACTGGAAGATTTTTCAAATGGTTTCACGGAGCAACATTGGTCATATTTGTTAGGCTATAGTTAATGCCTTTGCTTACCCATTATCATGTTCAGTATGGTAGATGTGGACACCTTGATAGTTTTGTGAATTCATGCATTGGTGGATCATTTGAAAGAAGTGTACTTTTAGCTTCAGCACATTGTAGCACATTCCAGTTCAAGTCTCAATTCATAGTTTGCATTCATGTAGAAAGTTCTATATTTGCAAAGAgaaatgatattcatctagaaatttcatctagaaaattcatctagatagacacataaatgatgggacccACAAAAAATGAAATGATGGGTCCCAtttttatgtgtctatctagatgaattttctagatgaaatttctagataaatatcaTAGTTCATTTTCAAATTGCAGCCCTATTGTGTTGTTTTTCATTGTTCTCTGATGTTACATCTTTTTTGTTAATTACCCAATTTCCTACTGAACATCTCTTTCCCATTGCTAGTGTTCTTGTCTTTTATTTTTGTAATTTATTCTCGATTCGAGAACTTAATTGTTTGACGTTGTTATATTGATTATCTGGAAACTGACAGGTGACAATTGAAGACCATCCTCACATGCCAGGGAAGCATGCATCTGTGCATCCATGTCGGCATGGTGCTGTGATGAAAAAGATCATTGATGTTCTAATTTCACGTGGAGTTGAACCAGAAGTCGATAAGTAATTTCCCAGCATAATAACCCAATTAAAAAGCTTTGGGAATCTGAACTTAATAATCTTCATTTGTGCATCTGGACTTGTTTAACATCTACGTTTCTTCTAATGTTCTCATGTATTTGATAGGTATCTCTTCTTGTTCTTGAAGTTCATTGCTTCTGTGGTTCCTACTATTGAATACGACTACACTATGGACTTTGATCTCGGCAGCTCCAGTCATTGATCACAAAGGTAACCTTCTGGGTAGTGGATGTGATCTGGTGTCATATTACTGATTCATTTTCGATAAGATTCTTATCGCATTATGTTTCTCTGTTTCTCGATGCAGTGGTCTGGTTGATGACAGCATGAAGTTGAACAATATGAAGCCGTGTTGGGGTCGAATTAAAGCGACGAAGCGAGGAAACTATTTATCATATTTTAACACATGAATATGGTCGAGTCATTACACATGCATGCGTGCTTTTTTAATGTAAAACGAGTGAAAGAAAACGTAGGCGGTTAATGGCGTTATTTGTATATAATTGATGTTTTAACCTTTCGATTTCATAATCATACTCTCTCTTAAGTAAATCATCTCCTGGTCGGATCAAAGCTAAGCTATCAAATCAAAATCCTGATTTGAGTATTTCGCAacattcttcttttctttgtagatttTACTGAACTCTCTTTTGTCATGCTACCTTTTGCTGCGATTGACTGTGTTTGATAGTTATGCACTAACAGTTGCTTATCTAGTGGTACTTGAGTTAAATTTAAATGATCTTTTAAATCGTAAATTAGGGGTTCATGTGCATAATGGTACTATTAAGAGGAGTTGAGCTTTGTTGTTACATATAATTCACTTAGATTGCATCCATGTGGTTTGGTGATATTCAAGAGCTGATGATAAACATTGAATCTAGGGGCGCAAATGATGTTCAAAAATACAAATATTTTGGTTCAAGTTTTGTGTTTTGTTCGGTTTTGATTCGAGTAGAATTATATTTAAACTTGTGTTTTGTTCCATGAGTTATTTGAATCTTAATTtgagaatatttttaaattaaaaataatcaaaattcGGCTCATGGACAGATCGTTCAGAACGATCGAACAAACTATTtcggtttaaaaaaaaattatcgaaCGGCTCGAATTCGATAACCATCGGGTTGTTCCTAACTTCCTATCGGTCGAACGATTTTCTTTCTATCGTGCCATCGTGGCCTCTTTCTTCCTACTCCTCGCCACCTTCGGCGCCTCCGCCGACGATGAGTGCCTGCACACGGTGTACGTCCGCACTGGATCTGTGATGAATGGCGGCACCGACGCCACCATCGGGCTGACGGTGGGCGACTAGGCGGGGCGTGAGTTCACGGTGGTGGACACGACGGCTAGTACTGCGAGTACGTCGAGGTGACCGCGACGGGGTCCGACCTCCCCAGTGCCCAGACCCTGTTCTACGTCCGCCAGTGGCTCGCTGCCGACGCCCCACCCTAAGCCCTCTACGCCGCCATCGACGGATTCGGTCGACCAGCTCCAGACCGCTCCTCAACGGTCCGATCAGCTCCACCTCGTTGTCGGAGAAGGCGTCGCTGATGCTCATCATCCTTCTTattccccctcctcctcctcaacGCCCATGGAGCTTTACCTCCGATCGCCGCCGACATTGCGAGAAATTGATCAGTATGGAGTCCTGACAGCATTGTGAACGTAgtctttatcaaaaaaaaaaaaaaaatgacaagtGTTGCATTTTGGgcgtgaattaaaaaaaaaagttatctggTAACATCAAATCTGATACGATCTTTCGAATTTTCTAACGGCTGCTAGCGATAAATTAGAAAGTCATAGCGggcaaattgaattaaaaaaataattaatctgaTTGGATAATGTCGAGTATGGGATGATTGATTCGGTCTCATAAAATTTTTTCACATATTACTACGATAAATCGGTCCTATAAAAATTACTCGACtacatcctttagttgcgtgtcccatttagagaaaaaaattctataaattcgtTATAGATGGGACTCGAATCTTGAGTGTTTGGATAATAATCTGGATATCCTGTCGTTACACCATAACCCCGGAGACAAAactaaaatagaataaaatttttataatgaCTGGACCCACCGCTTCGCGGTCTCATATCCCAAAAACTCCGAAGGGATTTTTTAGAAAGTCTCAATACCACTAGTTGATAAAAGTTTGCAAGAAGATTCAAACCTGACACCTCAGTCGACGAACAAATTAAATTGAAGATCGATCACATGGTTGCTATCATATTCACTGAATTTCCAAGTCCAAATCACCGTTCATTACAGGTAGCAACCACGACTACACTGCACAGTCAACGAACACAAGTATATGCACAATAACGGACATGTTTAACAACATTATTCATGTCCTTTTATATCTACAACAATCCCCTTATGTACATGTTTAGGGAAGGAGTAAGTCATGTCGACGAGTTTTCATGAAGCTGTCTGAAGGCGTTTCATTATGACGATCACAAACACAAAGATCGAGACCAACAGAGAGGACCTCACTGCATCCTCAAATGCATCGTTTCCATCTGTCTCATTCTTCTGAAACAGGAACATCTGCTTTGCCAGCCTCGTGATCTTGTCAATGAACTCAATTAGCTTACTCTTGGCATTTTCTAACATCCACCCAAGCGGTCCAGTGTCTGTGTCAACACGCTCTTCTGAGCTCCCGGTCTCACTGCTTTCGGAGGCACCTACAGTGTGCAAAGTTATAATCAACACAGTGAGCTAAGGAAATAAAACTCTGAAAATTAGTAGATTTCCCAAAAGATACCGCAATCACCCAAGAGACAACACTTAAATGTACAAATCATATTAAACCAACATTCTCAGACAGTCACATCCACAAATACCACTGTAAAAGTGTAGTCCTGGCAGTACTCAAAAGATATTTACACGAGAACAAGAATGACTGGAAACAATTAACATAACTGTAAGCCAAATTACAAGCATCTGAAATCAAATGCATAGAAGAATAATATGAAAAGGATCAATTGTAATTGGTGAATTTTTTATTGTGTGGATATTTTTATGAATCTATCCACGTGAGATGGATGTAATATAcataggacaaataattttgaagattagatctaaaattttAAGTTGAACAACTAGTTGTAGTTAAGCTAGAACACATGTCAACGTGAGCATCAAACTTGTGTGACAATTAGtagaacctccctccatatccgtggggccggcactaggggggtcgctaaggtagcggatctaccttttttttttgtgtgaCAATTAGTAGATGTAAAGAAATGAACATATTTTTGCGATGAAAAGATTTCCCTCATAGATTTAGAATAAGAATAAACAAGTTCCAAAATTGATGCCTTCAAATTGATTGACTAGTGCTAATTTAGGATCATCTCTGAAATATACCTTCAAGAAAAGTTTTTTTCAGTTCCTGAACTGTTTTATTGTTCATGACGGCATCCCAAACAGCTTTATCAGATGAAATTGAAACAACCATTCTCTGCATGGGCAAAAAGAAAATAGAGGATAGATTATCCCAAATAATCATAATGACGCCCTACAGAAGGAGAAGAGCATCTACATTACATAATATGCATCAAGATTATGTTGATTAGGCCATGATAGTCAAATGGTCAATGTCATCAGGATCCACACATTAATATCTCAATTCATCTAGCACTAGTAGCAATAAAAATGCTTTGGAGCAATGCCCACATTGTGCTCTTTCTATGCAATTGTCATATACAATAGGTCTTGTGATGAAGCAACTGTAActttaaaagaaaacaagcaaCAAATTCAACTGATGTATTGATTTACATAACAAAGTTACTTATGGAGGAATCACCTCAATGGCCAATAGATTGACAAATGAAGAACAAGAAACAAATCAATGGTTAGATATTTCTATTTGGGCCTGTAAATCTACCCAAAGCATACTCCCAAAAATCAACCATAATACAGTAGCATAGAGATCAAACAGAATATAAAAAACGGCCAACAAAACCTAAAGAGAACAATTCTGATGATCACAGGAATTTATAGTGTGCCATGGTCTCTACACTTCAGGGTGTAGCTGAAAAATCTTGTAACTCAATTTTAAGATACAATTCATACTGGTTAATGTATAGAAGAAAAGTCAGTAAGCTAACTAAACCTGAAAATTTATTCTGATTACATTACTGATGATAAGCATGAAAAATTATCAACCAATAATTTCTCTCAGTGGTTCTACATGTCAGCATCCAATATCTGAGATTGTCTTTCTAATATCTTCTATAGAATAATTATATCTATAACAAGAAAATAGAAACTCTTCTGACAATTTGTCACGTAGTGAGAGACATGATGAGAAAAGATTAAATGCAATAAAAGTCAAGCGCAAACCTGAAGAGTTGCATTTGCATTGAACAATTGAAGTGCATCTAATGCATTCTGTCGTTCTTTATAGTTTGAGATGTCTGAACTATAAACTTGCATTGAAGGTTCAATCCAGTCAGGGTGGCACAATTCATCAGTGGACTCAGATGATGAGTTGTAGATCATGTTCATTTGAGCTATATTCTTATCGATTGCTTCAGAAGAATCATAATCCTCCAATTTCGGTTCATAGTTTACAATATGTGGGAAAACAACCGGGCCAAGCATCCTACAAGAGAGCGAAGAAAAAACATAGCTTCCATGTCATCAAAAATTTATTTCTAAGTGGTTGCATAAGTGTTTGAGCTGAAGATTCAATTCGGTTGCAGTAGTATTCTATATTGCAGCCCCATATTGAATATGTAGGCAGCATATGTAGTATGCATACTGCATATACAATTAACTCCTATGTAATTCCAATTCAATTAGACAAATTCAATCAAATAAAAGATGGTATGGTCAAAATAACCTCGTATCCCTAACAAacgaggaagataaaaaaaagaaaactcTTACAAAAAATTATTAATTCGAAGCTACACACATAATCTCTACTGTTCCTGTTTGAAATCGGTGGAGATGGAATGTTGGACATGTGGCTCGGATGTTGATAAAATGAAGACTCCTCGCTATCAAAAGATAACTTCGAAGcactcatgcatatcaaaagaagcATTAGTGACCGGCCCAGGAAGGGGTCCTCGGCgtaggctctccgacgctcaagtcagttatcgGTAGAAGGCAATGAAATGAATGAACAGTGGAAATTGCATAGTCTCGCGTAAATTGAGCGTACCTACGCCTATAGatggagacccctttttatagtgttACTGTTTGTCTGTGTACGAAGCTTAAAGCGTTTGACAGACC contains:
- the LOC122010609 gene encoding uncharacterized protein LOC122010609 → MRLNTLRTTPHRPHLHCLPYLFLRPLLRRRLLRSAAAISQHSMPKPLPPTMVSGSLLRAMGRAVGGGVLGPLSSVRTKPPSGAMRVSSSSGAASPTFASAENGSSSIWSSHSGCLADLEDWERVADEAPLWDEEVKEDRHVFGSAPSREEAEDAVSTLRQMLGPVVFPHIVNYEPKLEDYDSSEAIDKNIAQMNMIYNSSSESTDELCHPDWIEPSMQVYSSDISNYKERQNALDALQLFNANATLQRMVVSISSDKAVWDAVMNNKTVQELKKTFLEGASESSETGSSEERVDTDTGPLGWMLENAKSKLIEFIDKITRLAKQMFLFQKNETDGNDAFEDAVRSSLLVSIFVFVIVIMKRLQTAS